A genomic region of Acipenser ruthenus chromosome 9, fAciRut3.2 maternal haplotype, whole genome shotgun sequence contains the following coding sequences:
- the LOC117406201 gene encoding transmembrane gamma-carboxyglutamic acid protein 1-like — protein sequence MGSVFLSPNQANSILKRFPRANGLLEEVKQGNIERECREETCSYEEAREAFENDEKTREFWYEYSKELNINNGFNVEGNHFHSVYLIAPLLAGLLVIIVVLVAVWHCHSRKMFQRGTTFNERRHHQSQADRGMSLVAMDHRGHVSYHPGTSPQSDMSTSSGLTAGSPAYMGADLAPGRANGEPPPSYEEATGHTDVRIETAGPHTDLPPQYEDIITTSVSVSNVK from the exons ATGGGAAGTG TTTTCCTGTCACCAAACCAAGCCAACTCAATTCTGAAAAGGTTCCCAAGAGCAAACGGCCTGCTTGAAGAAGTAAAACAGGGGAACATTGAGCGGGAATGTCGGGAGGAAACCTGCTCCTACGAGGAAGCAAGGGAGGCATTTGAAAATGATGAAAAAACA AGGGAGTTCTGGTACGAATACAGTAAGGAATTGAACATCAACAATGGTTTCAATGTAGAAGGGAATCACTTCCATTCTGTCTACCTTATCGCGCCCCTCCTGGCAGGCCTCCTTGTGATAATCGTTGTCTTGGTAGCTGTTTGGCACTGCCACTCCCGAAAGATGTTTCAAAGAGGGACCACGTTCAACGAGCGCAGGCATCACCAGAGCCAGGCTGACCGAGGCATGTCCCTGGTAGCCATGGATCATCGAGGCCACGTCTCCTACCATCCTGGCACTTCTCCTCAATCTGACATGAGCACAAGCAGCGGCCTAACCGCGGGATCCCCTGCATATATGGGGGCGGATCTGGCGCCAGGGAGAGCAAATGGAGAGCCGCCCCCTTCGTATGAAGAAGCTACAGGACACACTGATGTTCGGATTGAAACAGCAGGGCCACATACAGATCTGCCTCCCCAGTACGAGGACATAATTACCACCAGTGTGAGTGTAAGCAATGTGAAATAA